One Amorphoplanes digitatis genomic window carries:
- a CDS encoding polymorphic toxin-type HINT domain-containing protein has protein sequence MFSRQFTRSSKFSRRIVRPFSWAMTGVLAAGFLQIAIPPAAEAAAGKPRPGHAASKKALPDRDPLPVKPRKADQATAAGAVKPVAVTWPAAGAAEIAVAATPKASAKIGGLPVTVSKAGAAAAASAASGAATAAPAKVRVQVLERGVSEKAKVDGPILRVARADGQSARGAVKLGVGYAGIAGAYGGDFGARLRLVRLPECALTTPEKPECAGTPVQTTNDTAAKTVSAPAETGALFALAAGDSSSQGSYGATALAPSSKWSVAPSTGGFSWSYPLRMPPVPGSGGPAVTLGYSSQGIDGKTATTNNQGSWVGEGFSYEPGYIERRYKACADDGHDQYADQCWAYDNATVMLNGKSTELVRTGNTWKLGSDDGSKVERLTNANYTTGNGDNDGEHWKITTPNGTEYYFGLNRLPGWSANKEETRSAWTVPIFGDDKTNADDDNKQEPCYNATFTSAWCQQGWRWNLDYVKDRLGNVSSYYYQQETNHYAVAKKTDVNGVPYARGGYLRRIDYGQRHNAVYTTNAPARVRFDVKERCLPEGSDCDPEDLTTATATRWPDVPFDRNCAANVKCKTDQIMPTFWTRARLKTITTEIRGASAWTPVDQWSLDHLFTDNGDGSRTLWLHDISHKGLAGGSIELPKVTLGGLPLPNRIDRDGDMIAPLIRFRLATVWTDTGGQIDVNYATPDCTQSNLPTPGKSTRRCYPVKWSPLGSGDPITDWFHKYVVDLVVETDRTGGSPDMVTKYQYLDGAAWRHAEPDGIGDTKDDTWSDWRGYGKVVVTAGNGQTQTTKTEYHYLRGLHGDKDPDGGTRSVTVDDTTGGTHTDYDEFSGHELETIVYDGSNVVSKSIDTPWRHNTATQTLSWGTKKAWFKNTVRSRSLVALAAGGWRETAQNSKFETTFGRVTESENEGDVNATGDEACTRTTYADNAGPYFYNLISRVESVSVKCSVTPDRKTQVISDNRNAFDGKEFGVTPTLGNPTKQERLKSHNGTTGTYIRGAEGTFDQFGRPLTVTDAEGNVTRNVYTETNGLTTQVKATNPLGHATTTQYAPAWGNPVGQTDPNGLKSKMEYDALGRLAKVWLPDRTSVEGASPSIKYEYLMRTDKPVAIKTEKRQSDGSYSVEYKLHDGHLRPRQVQSQGPAGNRNVADTFYTATGSVAKTYATYTAQGAPSDEIYPAVNGDVDGQTLYVYDGADRVKAQIFAVAGNEKWRTNITYGGDRTSVDPPAGGTPSTTVTNALGQKTQLLQYKGDGPSGAFDSTDYTYTPSGQLASVKDPAGNVWRSEYDQLGRQVKSIDPDAGTSTMTYDGLDRVTSTTNGRQETISHTFDEIGRKTATYKGAAGTGELLSSWTYDQEMLGYPTSSSRWVDGAEYATYYSAYDEFYRSHGTHFTVPEQAGAELAGTYTFGTEYNVDGTVQSTSRSEGGGLPFETVVYRYDDLQRLVGSTGDAVYLTDVDYSSTGEVMQTEALVGGKKVWSTYEYEQGSKRLTRQRLDREMAPVIDVDARYTYDPSGNIQRIVDNPSGNRDVQCFNYDYLRRMEQAWTSASTADDPCAGGPSATGVGGIAPYHHEYTFDAVGNRKTEKQYASDGTSLIERSYQYPAAGGAQPHTLDTMTEKTPSGEKLYEYDYDATGNTTRRAKAGEGQTLAWDAEGNLESVTDAAGKKTSFLYDVDGSRILRKEPNQTTLYLPGMEIRLNHQTRATDATRYYALPGGAQLVRKNDGLRYVASDHHGTGNATVDSTGAITHRRTTPYGEARGTQPAQGVWPTEKGFVGGNIDSTTGLINIGAREYDTITGRFISIDPVVDVNDPQQMNGYAYANNNPISFSDPDGLKFCSDDACGPGADFVDTTGKYHNVPGHNDGRGGASGAYDPDVPGVNEHNNPKASPAARAAAARAAAEKERQARIARAKQKILDAAKALGKILADELGLTDALDCFLKGDMGGCINTAVNVLSSVVGGALGKLAVRYGNPFKWKKLANLVVRTKNLLGDLIGGVKKFFNALKKAPDCHSFARGTLVLMADGTKKSIEKLKPGEKVLATDPVTGKTQAQPVVATHINLDVNLTDLVIDEAGNKALLRTTAHHPFWSKARRAWVSASDLAKRERLIAADGSRMRVSSVTSYPGLAVMHDLTVGSVHTYYVVVGNSSVLVHNIDADYDDEDPYEKYSDYNEDWEDEPTSQKGKQGSNQASNGRARHQAGRAGLTTPEQRERAHREIARGKLDGNHNLGTEGLKEAMEAAGGEVCDL, from the coding sequence ATGTTCTCCCGACAATTCACCAGATCCAGCAAATTCAGCCGACGAATCGTCCGGCCGTTCTCCTGGGCCATGACGGGCGTGCTCGCCGCCGGCTTCCTACAGATCGCCATCCCGCCGGCCGCCGAGGCCGCGGCCGGCAAGCCCCGGCCCGGGCACGCCGCCTCGAAGAAGGCCCTGCCCGACCGCGACCCGCTGCCGGTCAAGCCCCGCAAAGCCGACCAGGCCACCGCGGCCGGCGCGGTCAAGCCCGTTGCGGTCACCTGGCCCGCGGCGGGTGCGGCGGAGATCGCCGTAGCGGCGACACCAAAGGCATCGGCCAAGATCGGCGGCCTGCCGGTCACCGTCTCCAAGGCCGGCGCCGCGGCGGCCGCGTCCGCCGCCTCGGGCGCCGCCACCGCGGCGCCCGCCAAGGTACGCGTCCAGGTGCTCGAGCGCGGCGTCAGCGAGAAGGCCAAGGTGGACGGCCCGATCCTGCGCGTCGCCCGCGCCGACGGCCAGAGCGCCCGTGGCGCCGTCAAGCTCGGCGTCGGCTACGCCGGCATCGCCGGCGCGTACGGCGGCGACTTCGGCGCCCGGCTGCGCCTGGTCCGGCTGCCCGAGTGCGCGCTGACCACCCCGGAGAAGCCCGAATGCGCCGGAACTCCGGTGCAGACCACCAACGACACCGCCGCCAAGACGGTGTCGGCACCGGCCGAGACCGGCGCGCTGTTCGCGCTGGCCGCGGGCGACTCGTCGTCGCAGGGCAGCTACGGCGCCACCGCGCTGGCGCCGTCCTCGAAGTGGTCGGTCGCGCCGTCCACCGGCGGCTTCTCCTGGTCCTATCCGCTGCGGATGCCGCCGGTGCCCGGCAGCGGCGGCCCGGCCGTCACCCTCGGCTACTCCTCGCAGGGCATCGACGGCAAGACCGCGACCACAAACAACCAGGGCTCCTGGGTCGGCGAGGGCTTCAGCTACGAGCCGGGCTACATCGAGCGCCGCTACAAGGCGTGCGCCGACGACGGCCACGACCAGTACGCCGACCAGTGCTGGGCGTACGACAACGCCACCGTCATGCTCAACGGCAAGTCCACCGAGCTGGTCAGGACCGGCAACACCTGGAAGCTCGGCTCCGACGACGGCTCCAAGGTCGAGCGGCTGACCAACGCCAACTACACCACCGGCAACGGCGACAACGACGGCGAACACTGGAAGATCACCACCCCCAACGGCACCGAGTACTACTTCGGCCTCAACCGCCTTCCGGGATGGAGCGCCAACAAGGAGGAGACCCGGTCCGCCTGGACCGTACCGATCTTCGGTGACGACAAGACGAACGCCGACGACGACAACAAGCAGGAGCCCTGCTACAACGCCACCTTCACCAGCGCGTGGTGTCAGCAGGGCTGGCGCTGGAACCTCGACTACGTCAAGGACCGCCTCGGCAACGTCTCCTCCTACTACTACCAGCAGGAGACCAACCACTACGCCGTCGCCAAGAAGACCGACGTCAACGGCGTCCCGTACGCCCGCGGCGGCTACCTGCGGCGCATCGACTACGGCCAGCGCCACAACGCCGTCTACACGACGAACGCCCCGGCCCGCGTCCGCTTCGACGTCAAGGAGCGGTGCCTGCCGGAAGGCAGTGACTGCGACCCGGAGGACCTCACCACCGCGACCGCCACGCGCTGGCCGGACGTGCCGTTCGACCGCAACTGCGCCGCGAACGTCAAGTGCAAGACCGACCAGATCATGCCCACCTTCTGGACCCGGGCCCGCCTGAAGACCATCACCACCGAGATCCGCGGCGCCTCCGCCTGGACCCCGGTCGACCAGTGGTCGCTGGACCACCTGTTCACCGACAACGGCGACGGCTCGCGCACCCTCTGGCTGCACGACATCAGCCACAAGGGCCTCGCCGGCGGCAGCATCGAACTGCCCAAGGTGACCCTCGGCGGCCTGCCGCTGCCCAACCGCATCGACCGCGACGGCGACATGATCGCCCCGCTGATCCGCTTCCGCCTGGCCACCGTCTGGACCGACACCGGCGGCCAGATCGACGTCAACTACGCCACGCCGGACTGCACGCAGAGCAACCTGCCCACCCCGGGCAAGAGCACCAGACGCTGCTACCCGGTCAAGTGGAGCCCGCTCGGGTCCGGCGACCCGATCACCGACTGGTTCCACAAGTACGTCGTCGACCTGGTCGTCGAGACCGACCGCACCGGCGGCTCCCCGGACATGGTCACCAAGTACCAGTACCTCGACGGCGCCGCCTGGCGCCACGCCGAGCCCGACGGCATCGGCGACACCAAGGACGACACCTGGAGCGACTGGCGCGGCTACGGCAAGGTCGTGGTCACCGCCGGCAACGGCCAGACACAGACCACCAAGACCGAGTACCACTACCTGCGCGGCCTGCACGGAGACAAGGACCCCGACGGCGGTACGCGCTCCGTGACCGTCGACGACACCACCGGCGGCACGCACACCGACTACGACGAGTTCTCCGGCCACGAACTGGAGACGATCGTCTACGACGGCTCGAACGTGGTCAGCAAGAGCATCGACACCCCGTGGCGGCACAACACCGCGACGCAGACGCTCAGCTGGGGCACCAAGAAGGCCTGGTTCAAGAACACCGTCCGATCCCGCAGCCTGGTGGCGCTCGCCGCCGGCGGCTGGCGCGAGACGGCACAGAACTCGAAGTTCGAGACCACCTTCGGGCGGGTCACGGAGAGCGAGAACGAGGGCGACGTCAACGCCACCGGCGACGAGGCCTGCACCCGCACCACGTACGCCGACAACGCCGGCCCGTACTTCTACAACCTGATCTCGCGGGTCGAGTCGGTCTCGGTGAAGTGCTCGGTCACCCCGGACCGCAAGACCCAGGTCATCTCCGACAACCGGAACGCGTTCGACGGCAAGGAGTTCGGCGTCACACCGACGCTGGGCAACCCGACGAAGCAGGAGCGGCTGAAAAGCCACAACGGCACGACCGGCACCTACATCCGCGGGGCCGAGGGTACGTTCGACCAGTTCGGCCGCCCCCTGACCGTGACGGACGCCGAGGGCAACGTCACCAGGAACGTCTACACGGAGACCAACGGCCTCACCACGCAGGTCAAGGCGACGAACCCACTCGGGCACGCCACCACGACCCAGTACGCACCGGCCTGGGGCAACCCGGTCGGCCAGACGGACCCCAACGGCCTCAAGAGCAAGATGGAGTACGACGCGCTGGGCCGGCTCGCCAAGGTGTGGCTGCCGGACCGCACGAGCGTCGAGGGCGCGTCACCGAGCATCAAGTACGAGTACCTGATGCGCACCGACAAGCCGGTCGCGATCAAGACGGAGAAGCGCCAGAGCGACGGCTCCTACAGCGTCGAATACAAGCTGCACGACGGTCACCTGCGGCCGCGGCAGGTCCAGTCACAGGGACCCGCCGGCAACCGCAACGTCGCCGACACCTTCTACACGGCAACGGGCAGCGTGGCGAAGACGTACGCCACCTACACCGCGCAGGGCGCGCCGAGCGACGAGATCTACCCCGCCGTCAACGGCGACGTGGACGGCCAGACCCTCTACGTCTACGACGGCGCCGACCGGGTCAAGGCCCAGATCTTCGCCGTCGCCGGTAACGAGAAATGGCGCACTAACATCACCTACGGCGGCGACCGGACCTCCGTCGACCCGCCCGCCGGCGGTACACCCTCCACGACCGTCACCAACGCGCTCGGGCAGAAAACCCAGTTGCTTCAGTACAAGGGCGACGGCCCGTCCGGCGCCTTCGACAGCACCGATTACACATACACCCCGAGCGGGCAGCTTGCCTCGGTCAAGGACCCGGCCGGCAACGTCTGGCGGAGCGAGTACGACCAACTGGGCCGCCAGGTCAAGTCGATCGACCCGGACGCCGGCACCTCGACGATGACCTACGACGGTCTGGACCGGGTCACCAGCACCACCAACGGCCGCCAGGAGACGATCAGCCACACCTTTGACGAGATCGGTCGCAAGACGGCCACCTACAAGGGCGCGGCCGGTACCGGTGAGTTGCTCAGCAGCTGGACCTACGACCAGGAGATGCTGGGCTATCCCACCTCGTCCTCCCGCTGGGTCGACGGCGCCGAGTACGCCACCTACTACTCCGCCTACGACGAGTTCTATCGCTCGCACGGCACCCACTTCACCGTTCCGGAGCAGGCCGGCGCCGAACTGGCCGGCACCTACACCTTCGGTACCGAGTACAACGTGGATGGCACCGTCCAGTCGACCAGCAGGTCCGAGGGGGGCGGGTTGCCGTTCGAGACCGTCGTCTACCGGTACGACGACCTGCAGCGCCTGGTCGGCAGCACAGGCGACGCCGTTTACCTGACCGACGTCGACTACTCCAGCACCGGCGAGGTCATGCAGACCGAGGCGCTGGTCGGCGGCAAGAAAGTCTGGTCAACCTACGAGTACGAGCAGGGCTCCAAGCGCCTCACCCGGCAGCGCCTCGACCGGGAGATGGCGCCGGTCATCGACGTCGACGCCAGGTACACCTATGACCCGTCCGGGAACATCCAGCGGATCGTCGACAACCCTTCCGGCAACCGCGACGTGCAGTGCTTCAACTACGACTACCTGCGCCGCATGGAGCAGGCTTGGACGTCGGCGAGCACCGCGGACGACCCGTGCGCGGGCGGCCCGTCGGCCACGGGCGTGGGCGGCATCGCCCCGTACCACCACGAGTACACGTTCGACGCGGTCGGTAACCGCAAGACCGAGAAGCAGTACGCGAGCGACGGCACCTCGCTGATCGAGCGCAGCTACCAGTACCCGGCAGCCGGCGGCGCCCAGCCGCACACGCTCGACACGATGACGGAGAAGACCCCGTCCGGGGAGAAGCTCTACGAATACGATTACGACGCCACCGGCAACACCACCCGCCGTGCCAAGGCGGGCGAGGGCCAGACCCTGGCCTGGGACGCCGAGGGCAACCTCGAGTCCGTCACCGATGCGGCCGGCAAGAAGACCAGTTTCCTGTACGACGTCGACGGCTCGCGGATCCTGCGTAAGGAGCCGAACCAGACCACGCTCTACCTGCCGGGTATGGAGATCCGGCTGAATCACCAGACCCGGGCGACCGACGCGACCCGCTACTACGCACTGCCCGGCGGCGCGCAGCTCGTCCGCAAGAACGACGGTCTGCGATATGTGGCCAGTGACCACCACGGCACTGGCAACGCGACGGTGGACTCGACCGGCGCGATCACGCACCGGCGCACGACGCCGTACGGCGAGGCGCGTGGCACCCAGCCGGCGCAGGGCGTGTGGCCGACCGAGAAGGGCTTCGTCGGCGGAAACATCGACTCGACAACGGGCCTGATCAACATCGGGGCCCGCGAGTACGACACGATCACGGGCCGGTTCATCTCGATCGACCCGGTCGTCGATGTCAACGACCCGCAGCAGATGAACGGGTACGCCTACGCGAACAATAACCCGATCTCCTTCTCGGACCCGGACGGCCTGAAGTTCTGCTCCGACGACGCCTGTGGCCCCGGTGCCGACTTCGTCGACACGACCGGCAAGTATCACAACGTCCCTGGGCACAACGACGGCCGCGGCGGTGCCTCGGGCGCCTATGACCCGGACGTGCCGGGCGTGAACGAGCACAACAATCCGAAGGCTTCCCCGGCGGCTCGCGCCGCCGCGGCAAGGGCTGCCGCGGAGAAGGAGCGGCAGGCGCGGATCGCCCGGGCGAAGCAGAAGATCCTGGACGCGGCGAAGGCCCTGGGCAAGATCCTCGCGGACGAACTCGGTCTCACGGATGCCTTGGACTGTTTCCTGAAGGGCGACATGGGCGGCTGCATCAACACCGCCGTCAACGTCCTTTCATCCGTCGTCGGTGGTGCCCTGGGCAAGCTGGCCGTTCGCTACGGCAATCCATTCAAATGGAAGAAACTGGCCAATCTCGTCGTCCGCACCAAGAATCTTCTCGGCGACCTCATCGGTGGTGTCAAGAAGTTCTTCAACGCACTCAAGAAGGCGCCTGACTGCCACAGCTTCGCGCGGGGCACGCTCGTGCTGATGGCCGACGGCACCAAGAAGTCGATCGAGAAGCTCAAACCCGGTGAGAAGGTCCTCGCTACCGACCCCGTCACAGGAAAGACCCAGGCGCAGCCCGTCGTCGCCACTCATATCAACCTCGACGTCAATCTCACCGACCTCGTCATCGACGAGGCCGGCAACAAGGCCCTGCTCAGGACGACCGCGCACCACCCATTCTGGAGCAAGGCCCGCAGGGCCTGGGTCAGCGCCTCGGATCTCGCGAAGCGTGAGAGGTTGATCGCCGCCGACGGCTCACGTATGAGGGTGTCGTCGGTCACCTCGTACCCCGGACTGGCCGTCATGCACGACCTCACCGTCGGCTCGGTTCACACGTACTACGTGGTCGTCGGCAACAGCTCGGTCCTGGTGCACAACATCGACGCGGACTACGACGACGAAGACCCCTACGAAAAGTACTCAGATTACAACGAGGACTGGGAAGACGAGCCGACCTCGCAAAAGGGTAAGCAGGGTTCAAATCAGGCCAGTAACGGGAGGGCGAGGCACCAAGCCGGGCGAGCCGGCCTCACCACGCCAGAGCAGCGGGAGCGGGCGCATCGGGAGATCGCCAGGGGTAAGCTCGACGGCAACCACAATCTCGGCACGGAGGGTCTGAAAGAGGCGATGGAGGCCGCTGGGGGTGAAGTCTGTGACCTCTGA